A genomic region of Rhodococcus pyridinivorans contains the following coding sequences:
- a CDS encoding DUF3618 domain-containing protein: MTASDNGGRPDEVADIERQRAELAATVGELTDRLDVPTRVKQSAAERAQEVRNRPDLIAVAGGVLAAVLVLVLVRRRRKK, from the coding sequence GTGACCGCATCCGACAACGGTGGTCGTCCGGACGAGGTGGCCGACATCGAACGTCAACGGGCCGAACTCGCCGCGACCGTCGGCGAACTCACCGACAGACTCGACGTGCCCACCCGGGTCAAGCAGTCCGCGGCTGAACGGGCCCAGGAAGTCCGCAACCGGCCCGATCTGATCGCGGTGGCCGGCGGGGTCCTTGCGGCCGTGCTCGTGCTGGTGCTTGTGAGGCGCAGACGGAAGAAGTGA
- a CDS encoding flavin reductase family protein: MADTPLEGSADGFAGIASQLDYPMFIVTAFDGEERSGCLIGFATQSAIDPARFLVALSNKNRTYRVASKAKHLAVHVLTPADRELAALFGEHTGDDIDKFDRCSWHEGPHALPVLDGPRAWFVGRILETFTTGDHGGFLLEPERGELRGDLDRLMTFKSVGDLDAGHGA; this comes from the coding sequence ATGGCCGACACCCCACTCGAAGGATCCGCCGACGGTTTCGCGGGCATCGCCTCGCAGCTCGACTACCCGATGTTCATCGTCACCGCATTCGACGGCGAGGAACGCAGCGGTTGCCTGATCGGTTTCGCGACCCAGTCCGCGATCGATCCGGCCCGCTTCCTGGTGGCGCTGTCGAACAAGAACCGGACCTACCGGGTGGCGTCGAAGGCGAAGCACCTCGCCGTGCACGTCCTGACCCCGGCAGACCGCGAACTGGCAGCGCTGTTCGGCGAGCACACCGGCGACGACATCGACAAGTTCGACCGCTGCTCGTGGCACGAGGGACCCCACGCACTACCCGTGCTGGACGGCCCGCGCGCGTGGTTCGTCGGCCGGATCCTCGAGACCTTCACGACCGGCGACCACGGCGGTTTCCTCCTCGAACCCGAACGCGGTGAGCTCCGTGGCGACCTGGACCGCCTCATGACCTTCAAGTCCGTGGGTGATCTCGACGCCGGGCACGGCGCGTGA
- a CDS encoding phage holin family protein: MTTPGNARPVAEQPKNLSTVELTERLTEQVSTLVRTEVSHALEEVKSKGTRIGVGVGISGAGAILLFLGLATLIATAVLGLATAVEPWLAALIVALVVLAVGGILAAVGASKAKNAAPPVPERTVASVRADIDAAKGATK, translated from the coding sequence ATGACGACACCCGGCAATGCGCGCCCCGTAGCCGAGCAACCGAAGAACCTGTCCACTGTCGAACTCACCGAGCGGCTCACCGAACAGGTCTCGACCCTCGTGCGGACCGAGGTCTCGCACGCGCTCGAGGAAGTCAAGTCCAAAGGCACCCGCATCGGTGTGGGCGTGGGGATCTCGGGTGCGGGAGCGATCCTGTTGTTCCTCGGTCTGGCGACCCTGATCGCGACGGCCGTGCTCGGCCTCGCCACCGCCGTCGAACCGTGGCTCGCGGCCCTCATCGTCGCGCTCGTGGTGCTCGCGGTCGGTGGCATCCTCGCCGCGGTCGGTGCCTCGAAGGCGAAGAACGCCGCACCGCCCGTGCCGGAACGCACGGTCGCCAGTGTCCGCGCCGACATCGACGCCGCGAAGGGAGCAACGAAGTGA
- a CDS encoding CinA family protein yields the protein MADDDVVEGTDTSDELIEQLAQLASDKELTLGCAESLTAGTLAARLGAAKGSSDWFRGGIVAYSREVKYGLLEVPEGPVVSESAARTMAESTSRLLGADIVVAVSGAGGPDPQDGRPPGTVCFATTGPDGTRSEEQRFDGDPQDVLARTVRHALSLLVERASA from the coding sequence ATGGCCGATGACGACGTGGTGGAGGGGACGGACACCTCCGACGAGTTGATCGAGCAGCTGGCACAGCTCGCCTCCGACAAGGAGCTGACGCTCGGCTGCGCGGAGTCGCTCACCGCGGGCACGCTCGCAGCCCGCCTGGGTGCCGCGAAGGGCAGCTCCGACTGGTTCCGCGGCGGCATCGTCGCGTACTCGCGCGAGGTCAAGTACGGCCTGCTCGAGGTTCCGGAGGGCCCCGTCGTGTCCGAGAGCGCGGCCCGCACGATGGCGGAGAGCACCTCCCGCCTCCTGGGCGCGGACATCGTTGTTGCCGTGAGCGGAGCCGGTGGGCCCGACCCGCAGGACGGCCGCCCGCCAGGCACGGTGTGCTTCGCGACGACCGGTCCGGACGGCACCCGCAGCGAGGAGCAGCGCTTCGACGGTGATCCCCAGGACGTGCTCGCGAGGACGGTGCGTCACGCCCTGTCGTTGCTCGTCGAGCGCGCATCCGCCTGA
- a CDS encoding pyrimidine reductase family protein codes for MRRLDGTDATQHVDDTALRALYAYPDDLSRPWMRINFVSSLDGAVAVEGRSGALGSPADKKVFGLLRELADVILVGAGTVRAENYGGARTSEALRVRREEAGLAPIPPVAVVTASCDLPPDLRLFTDTTIPPVVFTTARAPETARRAVEAAGGDVRVIADAVIDGPSLLAAIGEAGWLRVLCEGGPNLFGRMIEDGVVDELCLTWAPVLAAGSAARIAHSPTAALTPLQRAHLVCDDDGTLLTRWVRPDALEGDTHGR; via the coding sequence ATGCGACGACTCGACGGCACCGATGCGACGCAGCACGTGGACGACACGGCGCTGCGCGCTCTCTACGCCTATCCCGACGACCTGTCCCGGCCGTGGATGCGGATCAACTTCGTGTCCTCCCTCGACGGAGCCGTGGCGGTCGAGGGACGATCGGGCGCCCTCGGCTCGCCCGCCGACAAGAAGGTCTTCGGGCTGCTGCGCGAACTCGCCGATGTGATCCTCGTGGGCGCAGGCACCGTGCGGGCCGAGAACTACGGCGGCGCGAGGACCAGCGAGGCCCTGCGCGTGCGCCGCGAGGAGGCCGGACTCGCTCCGATACCGCCGGTCGCGGTGGTGACCGCCTCGTGCGACCTGCCGCCCGACCTGCGTCTGTTCACCGACACAACGATCCCGCCCGTGGTCTTCACGACCGCACGGGCCCCCGAGACCGCCCGGCGCGCGGTGGAGGCCGCCGGAGGCGACGTCCGCGTCATCGCCGACGCAGTGATCGACGGCCCCTCCCTGCTCGCGGCGATCGGCGAGGCGGGATGGCTCCGGGTGCTGTGCGAGGGCGGACCGAATCTGTTCGGCCGCATGATCGAGGACGGCGTCGTCGACGAGCTGTGTCTGACCTGGGCTCCGGTCCTGGCCGCCGGCAGCGCCGCGCGTATCGCGCATTCGCCGACGGCCGCTCTGACACCCCTGCAACGTGCGCACCTGGTGTGCGACGACGACGGCACCCTGCTCACCCGCTGGGTGCGACCCGATGCTCTGGAAGGAGACACGCATGGCCGATGA
- a CDS encoding TetR/AcrR family transcriptional regulator translates to MTDTPEQTPDASLVAALPSGGSEVARRLVASAVESFARRGYHATTTRDISVGAGLSPAALYVHFPSKEAVLFEAGRNGHLHVLEEVESAATSSTDPIERIRAIVDRFVRIHAVHHTTCRVAQYELHALSEEHYREIAEIRRRTDAVVREVISSGVDIGAFRVGDVPTAALAILSLGIDVARWYRPGRVDVDDLARNYVGLALSMLGAPRN, encoded by the coding sequence GTGACCGACACACCCGAGCAGACCCCCGACGCCTCTCTTGTCGCAGCGCTCCCGAGCGGTGGATCCGAGGTCGCGCGCCGGCTGGTCGCCTCCGCGGTGGAGTCCTTCGCACGCCGCGGCTACCACGCGACCACCACCCGAGACATCTCCGTCGGCGCAGGATTGAGCCCCGCAGCGCTCTATGTGCACTTCCCGTCCAAGGAGGCCGTGCTCTTCGAGGCCGGCCGCAACGGGCACCTCCACGTCCTCGAGGAGGTCGAGAGCGCCGCCACGAGTTCCACCGACCCGATCGAGCGGATCCGCGCCATCGTCGACCGTTTCGTGCGGATCCACGCCGTGCACCACACCACCTGCCGGGTCGCGCAGTACGAACTGCATGCGCTGTCGGAGGAGCACTACCGCGAGATCGCGGAGATCCGCAGGCGCACCGACGCGGTGGTCCGTGAGGTCATCTCCTCGGGGGTCGACATCGGCGCGTTCCGGGTCGGCGACGTGCCCACCGCAGCACTGGCGATCCTGTCGCTGGGGATCGACGTCGCCCGCTGGTACCGGCCCGGCCGCGTGGACGTCGACGATCTGGCCCGCAACTACGTCGGCCTCGCATTGTCGATGCTCGGGGCGCCCCGTAACTGA
- a CDS encoding YihY/virulence factor BrkB family protein translates to MDAEHRGDGSSGATLAPDDPRKPDSPTDLSTPSWKYVLRRTIREFSRDQCTDLAAALTYYAVLSLFPALLVVVSLLGVFGQGQTTVDTVLGMVEDLGPSSAVDTLRGPIEQLVSAPTAGFALIVGILGALWSASGYVGAFGRAMNRIYEIEEGRPVWKLRPLMLLITAVALVAAGTTALMLVISGPVARTIGDVIGLGDTAVTVWNIVKWPVMLALVVMIVAVLYYATPNVSQPKFRWVSLGSLIAIVVWIVASVAFAFYVSNFGSYNKTYGSLAGAVIFLLWLWITNLALLFGAEFDAEMERGRQLQAGMPAEKTLQLPERDSRASEKNAAKLEELVEHGRKLREAHSADGSSGEAADPVGPTGPTTERNPR, encoded by the coding sequence ATGGACGCCGAGCACAGAGGTGATGGATCGTCGGGTGCCACCCTCGCCCCCGATGACCCGCGCAAACCCGACTCACCGACCGATCTGTCCACGCCGTCGTGGAAATATGTGCTGCGCAGGACGATTCGGGAGTTCAGTCGGGACCAGTGCACCGATCTCGCAGCCGCACTGACGTACTACGCCGTCCTGTCGCTGTTCCCTGCGCTGCTCGTCGTGGTCTCGTTGCTCGGCGTGTTCGGCCAGGGACAGACGACGGTCGACACCGTGCTCGGCATGGTCGAGGACCTCGGCCCGTCCTCCGCCGTCGACACCCTGCGAGGACCGATCGAACAGCTCGTGTCCGCACCGACAGCCGGATTCGCCCTGATCGTCGGTATTCTCGGCGCGCTGTGGTCGGCCTCGGGATATGTCGGCGCCTTCGGCCGCGCCATGAACCGGATCTACGAGATCGAAGAGGGCCGGCCCGTCTGGAAGCTGCGTCCGCTGATGCTGCTGATCACCGCTGTGGCCCTGGTGGCCGCCGGGACGACCGCCCTGATGCTCGTGATCAGCGGCCCGGTCGCACGCACGATCGGCGACGTCATCGGCCTCGGCGACACCGCCGTGACGGTGTGGAACATCGTCAAGTGGCCCGTGATGCTTGCGCTGGTGGTCATGATCGTCGCGGTGCTGTACTACGCGACGCCCAACGTGTCCCAGCCGAAGTTCCGCTGGGTCAGCCTCGGATCGCTCATCGCGATCGTCGTGTGGATCGTGGCTTCGGTGGCATTCGCCTTCTACGTCTCGAATTTCGGCAGCTACAACAAGACCTACGGCTCACTCGCCGGTGCGGTGATCTTCCTGTTGTGGTTGTGGATCACCAATCTGGCCCTGTTGTTCGGTGCCGAGTTCGACGCCGAGATGGAACGTGGCCGCCAGCTGCAGGCCGGTATGCCTGCCGAGAAGACATTGCAACTGCCCGAACGTGATTCGCGCGCGAGCGAGAAGAACGCCGCCAAGCTGGAGGAACTCGTCGAGCACGGGCGGAAGCTGCGCGAAGCCCACAGCGCCGACGGCTCCTCCGGAGAGGCGGCCGACCCCGTGGGCCCTACCGGGCCCACGACGGAAAGGAATCCGCGATGA
- a CDS encoding acyl-CoA dehydrogenase: MPSPVLSRRDLDFLLYDWLDIESLTARDRFAEHSRETFDAVLDLSADIATKHFATHNKKGDAQEPRIGEDGRVEIIPEVKDALDLFCKAGLLAGGFDEEHGGMQLPVAVQRASMAWFQAANAGTSAYPFLTAANANLLVTHGSDEQIETFVPPMLEGRFFGTMCLSEPQAGSSLADITTRAVPAADGTYRLTGTKMWISGGDHELTENIVHLVLAKIPGGPDGVKGISLFIVPKFLVEADGTLGERNDVALVGLNHKMGNRGTTNTLLNFGEGVHTPGGEAGAVGYLLGEPHKGLSYMFHMMNEARIGVGFLATSLGYAGYLQSLDYARTRTQGRPLGAKDPASPQVPLVEHADVRRMLLAQKSYVEGALALGLYCSKLVDVQRTAESDDERTRAGLLLDLLTPIAKSWPSQWCLEANSLAIQVLGGYGYTREFDVEQFYRDNRLNPIHEGTHGIQGLDLLGRKVIMQGGAALALLGEAVGETIARATQAGGDAAAYAQQLGAAVARVAETTATLWSTGDPAVALANSSVYLESVGHVVVAWMWLEQLLAVGDREGDFFDGKRAAARYFFRFELPRTGPQFDLLASLDRTTLDVSPSVL; this comes from the coding sequence ATGCCTTCTCCAGTCCTGTCCCGCCGCGACCTGGACTTCCTCCTGTACGACTGGCTCGACATCGAGTCCCTCACCGCTCGCGACCGCTTCGCCGAGCATTCACGGGAGACCTTCGACGCCGTACTCGACCTGAGCGCCGACATCGCCACCAAGCACTTCGCTACCCACAACAAGAAGGGCGACGCTCAGGAGCCTCGCATCGGCGAGGACGGTCGCGTCGAGATCATCCCCGAGGTCAAGGACGCGCTCGACCTGTTCTGCAAGGCGGGACTACTCGCCGGCGGGTTCGACGAGGAGCACGGCGGCATGCAACTGCCGGTCGCCGTGCAACGTGCCTCGATGGCGTGGTTCCAGGCCGCGAACGCCGGCACCTCGGCGTATCCCTTCCTCACCGCAGCCAACGCGAACCTGCTGGTCACCCACGGCAGCGACGAGCAGATCGAGACATTCGTGCCGCCGATGCTCGAGGGCCGCTTCTTCGGCACCATGTGCCTGTCCGAACCGCAGGCCGGTTCGTCGCTCGCCGACATCACCACCAGGGCCGTGCCCGCCGCCGACGGCACCTACCGGCTGACCGGCACCAAGATGTGGATCTCCGGCGGCGACCACGAACTCACCGAGAACATCGTCCACCTCGTCCTCGCCAAGATCCCCGGCGGGCCGGACGGGGTGAAGGGCATCTCGCTGTTCATCGTCCCGAAATTCCTCGTTGAGGCCGACGGCACGCTCGGCGAACGCAACGACGTCGCGCTCGTCGGCCTCAACCACAAGATGGGCAACCGCGGCACCACCAACACTCTGCTCAACTTCGGCGAGGGTGTCCACACCCCCGGCGGCGAGGCCGGTGCGGTCGGCTACCTGCTCGGTGAGCCGCACAAGGGCCTGTCGTACATGTTCCACATGATGAACGAGGCCCGGATCGGCGTCGGCTTCCTCGCCACCTCCCTCGGCTACGCCGGGTACCTGCAGTCGCTCGACTACGCCCGTACCCGCACGCAGGGCCGGCCGCTCGGCGCCAAGGATCCGGCCTCGCCGCAGGTGCCGCTCGTCGAACACGCCGATGTGCGACGAATGTTGTTGGCGCAGAAGTCCTATGTCGAAGGCGCTCTCGCGCTGGGGTTGTACTGCTCGAAGCTCGTCGACGTGCAGCGCACCGCCGAGAGCGACGACGAGCGCACCCGCGCCGGTCTGCTGCTGGACCTGCTCACGCCCATCGCGAAGTCCTGGCCGTCGCAGTGGTGCCTCGAAGCCAACAGCCTCGCGATCCAGGTGCTCGGCGGCTACGGCTACACCCGCGAGTTCGACGTCGAGCAGTTCTACCGCGACAACCGACTCAACCCCATTCACGAAGGCACGCACGGCATCCAGGGCCTCGACCTACTCGGCCGCAAGGTGATCATGCAGGGCGGTGCCGCTCTCGCGCTGCTCGGCGAAGCGGTGGGCGAGACGATCGCGCGGGCGACGCAGGCCGGGGGCGACGCCGCCGCCTACGCCCAGCAGTTGGGCGCGGCCGTGGCGCGCGTCGCGGAGACGACCGCGACGCTGTGGTCCACCGGCGATCCCGCTGTGGCCCTGGCCAACTCGTCGGTCTACCTCGAATCCGTCGGGCACGTGGTGGTGGCGTGGATGTGGCTCGAGCAGCTTCTCGCGGTGGGCGACCGCGAGGGCGACTTCTTCGACGGGAAGCGCGCCGCCGCACGGTATTTCTTCCGTTTCGAACTGCCCAGGACCGGTCCGCAGTTCGATCTGCTCGCAAGCCTCGACCGCACCACCCTCGACGTGTCACCGTCGGTTCTGTAA